taggGGAAAAATACATAACTCCAACATATCAATAACcataaaactaaaacaaaatcgTATTCAAACGAGACCTTAATTTTTGGTTTTCGGCTTCCGgtttttgtattatttattttaaacctATTTCTTTCTTATAATTTCTAGCAATATTCAACAAGGAAGAGGACATTGCCACCTACACAATTAGAGCTGTGGATGACCCAAGAACTTTAAACAAAATCCTCTATGTTAGACCTCCTAAAAATATTTACTCTTTCAATGATCTTGTCACTCTTTGGGAAAATAAAATTGGCAAAACCCTCCACAAGATCTATGTTCCAGAGGATCAAGTGCTCAAGAACATTTCAggttagttttttctttaaaataaatatttgcaattgctttcttttttattttatgaatctTATGTTCCTTCTTCTTTTGATTTGTGTTATCACACATAATCCACTGTTAAAATATGGATATACACCATATTAGCTTTTAGAAGACCAATGATTCAATTCCTTgtatagtttaaaatttatatatctaTTAGTATACatttgtagtttataaattcATTTAGTCTAGGTGAT
Above is a window of Benincasa hispida cultivar B227 unplaced genomic scaffold, ASM972705v1 Contig669, whole genome shotgun sequence DNA encoding:
- the LOC120069909 gene encoding phenylcoumaran benzylic ether reductase Pyrc5-like, giving the protein IFNKEEDIATYTIRAVDDPRTLNKILYVRPPKNIYSFNDLVTLWENKIGKTLHKIYVPEDQVLKNISEAEYPLNMRLSLYHSVFVKGDHTYFDIDPSFGVEATELYSDIKYTTVDQFLNQFV